Proteins from a genomic interval of Caldicellulosiruptor diazotrophicus:
- a CDS encoding flavin reductase, whose protein sequence is MAHKMVKIEDLNFNPFTLIGQEWMLITAGNINSFNTMTASWGSLGYIWEKPVSFCVIRPQRFTRKFVEENEFFTLSFFGREYRSALEICGKYSGKDVNKVEMARLTPKEDKDFKTVFFDEANLVFICKKIYFQDIIPENFLDKAIYNFYTAKDYHRMFIGEIVKVLQKER, encoded by the coding sequence ATGGCACATAAAATGGTCAAAATTGAAGACCTCAATTTTAACCCCTTTACTCTAATTGGACAAGAGTGGATGCTCATTACAGCAGGGAACATCAACTCATTTAACACAATGACTGCAAGTTGGGGAAGCCTCGGCTATATTTGGGAAAAGCCTGTTTCCTTTTGTGTAATAAGACCTCAGAGGTTTACAAGAAAGTTTGTTGAAGAAAATGAATTCTTTACACTCTCGTTTTTCGGTAGGGAGTATAGGTCAGCTCTTGAAATCTGCGGCAAATACTCTGGCAAAGATGTTAATAAGGTTGAGATGGCAAGGCTCACCCCCAAAGAAGATAAAGATTTCAAAACAGTGTTCTTTGATGAAGCTAACCTTGTTTTTATTTGCAAAAAGATTTATTTTCAAGATATAATCCCTGAGAATTTCTTGGACAAAGCTATTTACAATTTTTACACTGCAAAAGATTATCATAGAATGTTTATTGGGGAAATTGTTAAAGTGCTACAGAAAGAAAGATAA
- the pepF gene encoding oligoendopeptidase F has protein sequence MKKFLVLAIVISFVATTVIGFSSTGIMKRSEIPDKYKWNLEDIYSSPEKWNADLNKVLNYYIPKFKNYQGKLSDKNKLLECLKLRDEMMRIADKVYVYAHMKADENQADNKVSEMRSKSETMYAQVSAAVSFIQPELLRLPEKTLKSYMQDKSFADYKMYLDAVLKQKPHTLSPEGEELLALAQDFAGSPYNIFTQLKYADLTFPKIKDDKGNEIQLTEASYGKYLESKDRDFRKRAFEGIYSSFDKVKNTLAATLTAEVKKNVFFAKARKYNSALEASLAQEFVPRSVYDNLIKAVNNNIKYLHKYVGLRKKVLNIDKVHIYDMYVPLIANYEMNIDYEQAKKLILEGLKPLGNDYLKVLNIAFNNRWIDVFETENKYTGGYQWGAYDTHPYILMNYNNTMDSVLTLAHELGHAVNSYYTNKTQKYINSNIPIFTTEVASTTNELLMINYLLKKAKSDDERLYLLNTLVENIRGTVYTQVMYAEFEKEIHERVEKGEALSAETLCNIWGNLMKKYYGDSFEVDKLATLWWARIPHFYMNFYVYKYATSMAAANEVVKNIEKGDTAKYIEFLKAGSSDYPINVLKKAGVDMTSTEPVDNLLIYFGQLVDEMEKILKKQGKI, from the coding sequence TTGAAAAAGTTTTTAGTCCTTGCTATTGTCATTTCTTTTGTTGCCACAACAGTTATTGGTTTTTCTTCAACAGGGATAATGAAACGAAGTGAAATCCCTGACAAGTACAAGTGGAATCTTGAAGACATCTATAGTTCACCAGAAAAGTGGAATGCAGATCTCAACAAAGTTTTGAATTACTACATTCCTAAGTTTAAAAACTACCAAGGTAAGCTTTCAGACAAAAATAAGTTGCTTGAATGTTTGAAACTAAGAGATGAAATGATGAGAATTGCAGACAAAGTCTATGTTTATGCTCATATGAAGGCTGATGAAAATCAGGCTGATAACAAGGTCAGTGAAATGAGATCAAAATCTGAGACGATGTATGCGCAAGTCTCGGCAGCGGTTTCATTTATCCAGCCAGAACTTTTGCGTTTGCCTGAAAAAACTTTAAAATCCTATATGCAAGATAAGAGTTTTGCAGATTATAAAATGTATCTAGATGCTGTTCTAAAGCAAAAACCTCATACGCTCTCCCCAGAGGGTGAAGAATTATTAGCGTTAGCTCAAGATTTTGCAGGCTCACCATACAATATATTCACTCAGCTAAAGTATGCAGATCTCACATTCCCAAAGATTAAGGATGACAAGGGTAATGAGATTCAACTTACCGAGGCAAGTTATGGAAAGTATCTTGAAAGCAAGGACAGAGATTTTAGAAAGAGAGCATTTGAAGGTATATACTCCTCATTTGACAAAGTTAAAAATACATTGGCAGCTACATTGACTGCTGAGGTTAAGAAGAATGTGTTTTTTGCAAAGGCAAGAAAATATAATTCAGCATTAGAGGCTTCTTTAGCACAAGAATTTGTTCCAAGAAGTGTTTATGATAATCTTATCAAGGCAGTTAATAACAATATTAAGTACTTGCATAAGTATGTGGGGCTCAGAAAGAAGGTCCTCAATATTGACAAAGTTCATATATATGATATGTATGTTCCGCTTATAGCAAATTATGAAATGAATATTGATTATGAGCAGGCAAAGAAGTTGATTTTAGAAGGTTTAAAGCCACTTGGAAATGATTATTTAAAGGTTTTAAACATTGCATTCAACAACAGATGGATAGACGTGTTTGAGACCGAGAACAAGTACACAGGTGGATATCAATGGGGAGCATATGATACACATCCTTATATCCTTATGAATTATAATAATACTATGGATTCGGTATTAACCCTTGCTCATGAGCTTGGGCACGCTGTAAATTCATACTATACAAACAAGACACAAAAGTATATAAATTCTAATATACCAATATTCACAACTGAGGTTGCTTCAACAACAAATGAGCTTCTTATGATTAACTATTTACTTAAGAAAGCAAAAAGTGATGATGAAAGACTTTATCTACTAAATACCTTAGTAGAAAATATAAGAGGTACTGTTTATACTCAGGTTATGTATGCAGAGTTTGAAAAGGAAATACATGAAAGGGTAGAGAAAGGCGAGGCACTCTCTGCAGAAACTTTGTGCAACATCTGGGGTAACTTGATGAAGAAGTATTACGGTGATAGTTTTGAAGTTGATAAGCTTGCAACGCTATGGTGGGCAAGAATACCACACTTTTACATGAACTTTTATGTTTACAAATATGCAACTTCTATGGCTGCTGCGAATGAGGTTGTAAAGAATATTGAGAAAGGAGATACTGCTAAATATATAGAGTTCTTAAAAGCTGGAAGTTCAGATTATCCAATCAATGTTCTCAAAAAAGCAGGTGTTGATATGACATCAACAGAGCCTGTTGACAACTTGTTAATATATTTTGGTCAGCTTGTTGACGAGATGGAAAAGATTTTGAAAAAACAAGGAAAGATATAA
- a CDS encoding FeoA family protein, translating into MTLDMISKDQEVIIKSIKSKTARVYALRFGINEGSKVKCVAKINNGPIILRKNHQEIAIGSGLAKQIEVETQK; encoded by the coding sequence TTGACGCTGGATATGATTTCAAAAGACCAGGAAGTTATAATAAAGAGCATAAAAAGCAAAACCGCACGTGTGTATGCTTTGAGATTTGGTATAAATGAAGGAAGCAAAGTAAAATGTGTAGCTAAAATAAATAATGGTCCTATTATTCTCAGGAAAAATCACCAAGAGATTGCAATAGGAAGCGGTCTTGCTAAGCAAATTGAAGTTGAGACTCAAAAGTAG